One Lentibacillus cibarius DNA window includes the following coding sequences:
- a CDS encoding conjugal transfer protein — protein sequence MKNIQKKKKNKENIKAVKRFMENMKVFFSAKPKKEKPKRPKSYLMRRLGALTFWIVFSFMFLVVAVNITSNTNSAEEEQTRPDLTINPATKPEAIQFAKDFAKNYFTWKRDSWKVREKRLSSFLAEGLDRQAGLVKDGLKWDASIQRVRLQTVENITENKAHIIFETTTEMSRKVPLKKQKKKDKTKTKTKKLTKFFAVPITYNGASYGVYDLPFITNVDETTTVTEDANNYREDLTSVKTGEQVTNVKHFLDTFFASYAKDSEDRLSYILTDEKHQNGLQGELTFKEVKSADVYEGRKQSQFIVIADVTMEDPKTSIQFDTVYRLVVSKKQDHYVVSNLKADQTIEELGSE from the coding sequence TTGAAAAACATTCAAAAGAAGAAAAAGAATAAAGAAAATATCAAGGCAGTAAAACGTTTTATGGAAAACATGAAAGTATTTTTTAGTGCAAAGCCCAAAAAAGAGAAACCAAAGCGTCCCAAAAGCTATCTTATGCGTAGGCTTGGCGCTCTTACATTTTGGATAGTATTTTCCTTCATGTTTTTAGTGGTGGCAGTGAACATAACGTCAAACACGAACTCTGCTGAAGAGGAACAAACCCGGCCGGATCTAACAATCAATCCTGCAACAAAGCCGGAAGCTATTCAATTTGCTAAAGACTTTGCAAAGAATTATTTCACCTGGAAACGTGATAGCTGGAAAGTCCGTGAAAAACGGCTTTCCAGCTTTTTAGCTGAAGGACTTGATAGGCAAGCAGGACTGGTTAAGGACGGCTTAAAATGGGATGCATCTATTCAACGTGTCAGGCTACAAACAGTAGAAAATATAACAGAAAACAAAGCGCATATTATTTTTGAAACAACGACAGAAATGAGCCGGAAAGTGCCCTTGAAAAAGCAAAAAAAGAAGGATAAGACAAAAACGAAAACCAAAAAGCTAACGAAGTTTTTTGCTGTCCCCATTACGTATAACGGAGCATCTTATGGCGTTTACGATTTACCATTTATTACAAATGTGGATGAAACAACGACGGTAACCGAAGATGCTAATAACTATCGGGAGGATTTAACGTCGGTGAAAACCGGTGAACAAGTAACCAATGTTAAACACTTTTTAGACACGTTCTTTGCCAGTTATGCCAAAGACTCAGAAGATCGATTGAGCTACATTTTGACAGATGAAAAGCATCAAAATGGATTGCAGGGTGAGCTGACTTTCAAGGAAGTAAAAAGCGCTGATGTATACGAAGGGAGAAAACAATCGCAGTTTATTGTAATTGCTGATGTAACGATGGAGGACCCGAAGACAAGCATTCAATTTGATACTGTATACAGGTTAGTTGTTTCCAAGAAGCAAGACCATTACGTTGTGTCAAATCTGAAAGCCGATCAAACAATTGAGGAACTAGGGTCCGAATAA